Proteins encoded within one genomic window of Nordella sp. HKS 07:
- a CDS encoding response regulator transcription factor, translated as MRILVIEDDREAATWLLKGLAESGHVADLAADGEEGLALARERVHDVLIVDRMLPKLDGLTIIQTLRAEGVTAPVLILSALGDVDERVKGLRAGGDDYLAKPYAFSELLARIEGLSRRRHQGPQQTRLKAADLEMDLLTRTVTRSGRPIILQPREFKLLEYLMRNAGHVVTRTMLLENVWDYHFDPQTNVIDVHVSRLRAKIDKGFDEPILQTVRGAGYMIRSA; from the coding sequence ATGCGCATCCTGGTGATCGAGGATGATCGAGAAGCCGCTACCTGGCTCCTGAAGGGGCTGGCCGAGAGCGGTCATGTCGCCGATCTCGCTGCCGACGGCGAGGAGGGCCTGGCGCTGGCGCGCGAGCGGGTTCATGACGTGCTGATCGTCGACCGCATGTTGCCCAAGCTCGACGGTCTTACCATCATCCAGACGTTGCGCGCTGAAGGCGTCACCGCCCCAGTGCTGATCCTGAGCGCGCTCGGCGACGTCGACGAGCGGGTCAAGGGGCTCAGGGCCGGTGGCGACGACTATCTCGCCAAGCCTTATGCCTTTTCCGAGCTTCTGGCCCGCATCGAGGGCCTGTCGCGCCGCCGCCACCAGGGGCCGCAGCAGACCCGGCTCAAGGCCGCCGATCTCGAAATGGACCTTCTGACGCGTACCGTGACGCGGTCGGGCCGTCCGATCATCCTCCAGCCGCGCGAATTCAAGCTGCTCGAATATCTCATGCGCAATGCCGGCCATGTGGTGACGCGCACCATGCTCCTGGAGAATGTCTGGGATTATCATTTCGACCCTCAGACCAATGTCATAGACGTCCATGTTTCGCGGCTGCGCGCCAAGATCGACAAGGGCTTCGACGAGCCCATTCTGCAGACGGTCCGGGGTGCCGGCTATATGATCCGTTCGGCCTAG
- a CDS encoding HAMP domain-containing sensor histidine kinase produces MSPSSQTSNHSSYWKLFHTSTFRLSAVYLIVFIVSVGAILAYIYWNTAGLLERQTDETIRAEVQGLADQYRIRGLDGVLDTVRRRSSDDSGSIYLLTTPEGVRMAGNLISVPDEIAIEDSGWTEFPFNVKTSTGMEPHRARVYYTELPGENVLVVGRDIEDMRQFATIIRNTLITGTLIAVALGIGGGLLTSRNFLRRVDAITDASRSIMQGDLAGRMPVQGTGDELDRLAESLNRMLDQIERLMRGMQEVSSNVAHDLRTPLTRIKARAESALRSGAEGDFKAALEQTIDESDRLLQTFAALLSIAKAESGQSREGLQPVDAAVILHEVAELYEPFAEDQGGNLTTEIAEALDVRANRQLLAQAISNLVDNALKYGESPETGVPEIRVTGGLEGDDAVITVSDRGRGVAPEDRLHVLERFVRLDESRSKPGNGLGLSLVAGVMKLHDGRIVLEDNEPGLRVKLVLPQLQPA; encoded by the coding sequence ATGAGCCCGTCAAGCCAGACTTCAAATCACTCGAGCTACTGGAAGCTCTTCCATACTTCGACATTCAGGCTGTCGGCCGTCTATCTGATCGTCTTCATCGTATCAGTGGGCGCGATCCTCGCTTACATCTACTGGAACACGGCGGGTCTTCTGGAGCGCCAGACGGACGAGACGATCAGGGCCGAGGTGCAGGGCCTGGCGGATCAATACCGCATCCGCGGACTGGACGGTGTTCTCGACACGGTGCGCCGCCGCTCGAGCGATGATTCGGGCTCGATCTATCTGCTGACAACGCCGGAAGGCGTGCGCATGGCGGGCAACCTGATCTCGGTACCGGACGAGATCGCCATCGAGGATTCGGGCTGGACCGAGTTCCCCTTCAATGTGAAAACCAGCACGGGGATGGAACCGCATCGCGCACGGGTATATTACACCGAGCTCCCCGGCGAGAACGTCCTGGTCGTCGGCCGCGATATCGAGGACATGCGGCAATTCGCGACCATTATCCGCAACACGCTGATCACCGGCACACTGATCGCCGTCGCCCTCGGCATCGGCGGCGGCCTGCTCACCAGCCGCAACTTCCTGCGCCGCGTCGATGCCATTACCGATGCCAGCCGTTCGATCATGCAGGGCGACCTGGCCGGCCGTATGCCGGTACAGGGCACCGGCGACGAACTCGACCGCCTGGCGGAGTCTCTCAACCGCATGCTCGATCAGATCGAGCGGCTGATGCGCGGCATGCAGGAGGTGTCGAGCAATGTGGCGCATGATCTGAGAACGCCACTGACGCGGATCAAAGCACGGGCCGAATCGGCCTTGCGGTCCGGCGCCGAAGGCGATTTCAAGGCGGCGCTCGAGCAGACGATCGATGAATCCGACCGCCTGCTGCAGACCTTCGCCGCGCTGTTGTCGATCGCCAAGGCGGAATCGGGCCAGTCCCGTGAGGGCCTGCAGCCCGTCGACGCCGCGGTGATTCTCCATGAAGTGGCGGAGCTATATGAGCCCTTCGCGGAGGACCAGGGCGGCAACCTGACGACCGAGATTGCGGAGGCGCTCGATGTGCGTGCCAACCGGCAGCTGCTCGCCCAGGCGATCAGCAATCTCGTCGACAATGCGCTGAAATACGGCGAGTCGCCCGAGACCGGGGTTCCTGAGATCCGCGTCACCGGCGGATTAGAGGGCGACGACGCGGTGATCACCGTCAGCGACCGCGGCCGAGGCGTGGCGCCGGAAGATCGCCTCCACGTGCTCGAGCGCTTCGTGCGCCTGGATGAAAGCCGCTCCAAGCCCGGCAACGGATTGGGCCTGAGCCTCGTCGCCGGCGTGATGAAGCTGCATGATGGCCGCATTGTGCTGGAAGATAACGAGCCCGGTCTGAGAGTGAAGCTCGTATTGCCGCAGCTTCAGCCGGCCTGA
- a CDS encoding bifunctional [glutamine synthetase] adenylyltransferase/[glutamine synthetase]-adenylyl-L-tyrosine phosphorylase, with protein sequence MTEALSDLPPPHDQDSAARAWTDLRGEGTVLGPFEAKRSLLDAVFGGSPFLRDLILRDPDFARRVLATDPDQVLAGIIEGLTAEAEDEPEMRRLLRKSRGQAALAIALADLSGAWSLDQVTEALTRFAEAALNAALAWLLEEARRTGKLLSAKDEEAGYTILGMGKFGAHELNYSSDIDLIVLYDPHAAKLGQGVDPSTFFVRLTKRLVVLLQDVTEDGYAFRVDLRLRPDPRATQIAISIEAAAIYYENMGQNWERAAMIKARPVAGDQALGAEFLDRLVPYIWRKYLDFAAIADVQSLKRQIHAVKGHGTIAVLGHNIKLGRGGIREIEFFVQTQQLIAGGRNPKLRGKRTVDMLAALAEAKWISPEAARELSEAYRFLRTIEHRIQMVADEQTHTLPDDEAAFARLARFAGFAETADFAAKLRATFELVQGHYAALFKDAEDLGTEAGSLVFTGGEDDPETLETLTGMGFKRASEIAAMIRSWHFGRYSATRSARARERLTELMPALLTSLARSGDADQAFIAFDRFLAGLPTGVQLFSLLKSNPGLLDLIGIILGTAPRLAQELSHRPKVLDAVLDPGFFGALPKAAELAGLVAAATPPGTPIDEAIDRVRVVAKEQAFRIGVRILSETVSAAEAGGAFSDLADVVLERLHEAVIADMAERHGNVPGGRSALIAMGKLGGREMTAGSDLDLILIFDHDKEAEASDGARPLSAGQYFARLTQRFISAVTAPTAEGVLYEVDMRLRPSGNKGPVATSLASFTDYHLHQAWTWEALALTRARVVAGDSGLMEELRAVIAEALCRPRDKAKVTQDVVDMRRMMLKENAPYGVWDIKRAQGGLVDIEFIAQYLQIIHAHEAPRILAVTTLRALERLIQAGLIAEAEGSRLKAACLVYQRLTQVLRLCVSGPYNPKEVPAGLNRIVASASAMPDIASAEALIAETQAQIADQFARLVGPL encoded by the coding sequence ATGACCGAAGCCCTCAGCGATCTTCCCCCGCCCCACGATCAGGATAGTGCCGCCCGTGCCTGGACGGATCTGCGAGGGGAAGGGACCGTGTTGGGACCTTTCGAGGCAAAGCGCTCGCTTCTCGACGCGGTCTTCGGCGGCTCGCCTTTTCTGCGCGATCTCATTCTGCGCGATCCCGACTTCGCCCGGCGCGTCCTTGCAACCGATCCGGACCAGGTGCTGGCCGGGATCATCGAGGGGCTCACGGCCGAGGCGGAAGATGAGCCGGAGATGCGCCGTCTCCTGCGCAAGAGCCGGGGCCAGGCCGCGCTCGCCATAGCACTCGCCGATCTGAGCGGCGCCTGGTCGCTCGATCAGGTGACCGAGGCGCTTACCCGCTTCGCCGAAGCCGCGCTCAATGCGGCGCTCGCCTGGCTCCTGGAGGAGGCGCGGCGCACCGGCAAGCTTCTGTCGGCCAAGGACGAGGAGGCGGGCTACACCATTCTCGGCATGGGCAAGTTCGGCGCCCATGAACTCAATTATTCGAGCGATATCGATCTCATCGTTCTCTACGATCCGCACGCGGCGAAGCTTGGCCAGGGCGTCGATCCCTCGACCTTTTTCGTCCGCCTCACCAAGCGCCTGGTGGTGCTGCTGCAGGACGTGACCGAGGACGGTTATGCCTTCCGCGTCGATCTGAGGCTGCGGCCCGATCCGCGCGCCACGCAGATCGCCATTTCGATCGAGGCGGCGGCGATCTATTACGAAAATATGGGCCAGAACTGGGAGCGCGCCGCGATGATCAAGGCGCGGCCGGTGGCCGGCGACCAGGCCCTCGGGGCGGAGTTCCTCGACCGGCTCGTTCCTTATATCTGGCGCAAATATCTCGACTTCGCGGCGATCGCCGATGTGCAGTCGCTCAAGCGCCAGATCCACGCGGTCAAGGGTCATGGCACGATCGCCGTGCTCGGCCACAACATCAAGCTCGGCCGCGGCGGCATCCGCGAGATCGAGTTCTTCGTACAGACCCAGCAGCTCATTGCCGGTGGGCGCAATCCGAAGCTGCGCGGAAAGCGCACCGTCGATATGCTCGCGGCCCTGGCCGAGGCGAAATGGATCTCACCCGAGGCGGCGCGGGAGTTGAGTGAGGCCTATCGCTTCCTGCGCACCATCGAGCACCGCATCCAGATGGTGGCGGACGAGCAGACCCACACGCTTCCGGACGATGAGGCGGCCTTCGCGCGCCTGGCGCGCTTTGCGGGCTTCGCCGAGACGGCCGACTTCGCAGCGAAGCTGCGCGCCACTTTCGAGCTGGTGCAGGGCCATTACGCCGCCCTCTTCAAGGATGCCGAGGATCTGGGCACCGAGGCGGGAAGCCTGGTTTTCACCGGCGGTGAGGACGACCCCGAGACGCTCGAGACCTTGACCGGCATGGGCTTCAAGCGGGCGAGCGAGATCGCCGCGATGATCAGGAGCTGGCATTTCGGCCGCTATTCGGCGACGCGCAGCGCCAGGGCCCGCGAGCGTCTGACCGAGCTCATGCCGGCACTGCTCACCTCGCTGGCGAGAAGCGGTGATGCGGATCAGGCCTTTATCGCTTTCGACCGTTTCCTTGCGGGCCTGCCCACCGGCGTGCAGCTCTTCTCACTGCTCAAATCCAATCCGGGACTCCTCGATCTCATCGGCATCATTCTCGGCACGGCGCCGCGTCTGGCCCAGGAATTGAGCCACCGTCCGAAGGTGCTCGATGCGGTGCTCGATCCGGGCTTCTTCGGGGCGCTCCCCAAGGCGGCGGAACTTGCGGGCCTGGTCGCGGCGGCGACACCGCCCGGAACCCCGATCGATGAGGCGATCGACCGGGTGCGCGTCGTCGCCAAGGAACAGGCCTTCCGCATCGGCGTGCGCATCCTGTCGGAAACGGTGAGTGCGGCGGAAGCGGGCGGCGCGTTTTCCGATCTGGCCGACGTCGTGCTGGAGCGGCTGCATGAGGCGGTGATCGCCGACATGGCGGAGCGCCACGGCAACGTGCCGGGCGGGCGCAGCGCGCTCATCGCGATGGGCAAGCTTGGTGGTCGTGAGATGACGGCGGGGTCCGATCTCGATCTCATCTTGATCTTCGATCACGACAAGGAAGCGGAAGCTTCAGACGGCGCCCGGCCGCTCTCGGCAGGGCAATATTTCGCCCGTCTTACCCAGCGCTTCATCTCGGCGGTCACCGCGCCGACCGCCGAAGGCGTTCTCTACGAGGTGGATATGCGCCTGCGCCCGTCCGGCAATAAGGGGCCCGTGGCGACGAGCCTCGCGAGCTTCACCGACTATCACCTCCACCAGGCCTGGACCTGGGAAGCCCTCGCTCTGACCCGGGCGCGCGTCGTGGCGGGCGATTCCGGCCTGATGGAGGAGCTCAGGGCCGTGATCGCCGAGGCGCTGTGCCGGCCCCGCGACAAGGCCAAGGTCACGCAGGACGTGGTCGACATGCGCCGGATGATGCTGAAGGAGAACGCCCCCTATGGCGTGTGGGATATCAAACGGGCGCAAGGCGGGCTCGTCGATATCGAGTTCATTGCCCAGTATCTTCAGATCATCCATGCCCACGAGGCGCCGCGCATTCTCGCCGTCACCACCTTGCGGGCGCTGGAGCGGCTGATCCAGGCAGGCCTTATCGCCGAGGCCGAGGGCAGCCGCCTCAAGGCGGCCTGTCTGGTCTATCAGCGCCTCACCCAGGTCCTGCGCCTGTGCGTTTCCGGTCCCTATAACCCCAAGGAGGTGCCGGCGGGCCTCAACCGGATCGTCGCCTCGGCCTCGGCCATGCCGGATATTGCCTCCGCCGAGGCGCTCATCGCCGAGACGCAGGCGCAGATCGCCGATCAGTTTGCCCGCCTGGTCGGGCCGCTGTGA
- a CDS encoding sigma-70 family RNA polymerase sigma factor has protein sequence MSARNTENGLAGDPDSGLLAAAALGDEKAFAGLVDRHYELVYRVVWRVTSGHADTADIVQEAFLRLWNNPGQVRQGGALRGWLIRVATNLAIDRARRKQGSNIDDQPEIAAAGPDALDQVLGDSSAREIESALARLPERQRLALSLVYYENMSNIEAAAAMEISVDAIESLLARGRRALKADLRDRWRDLLADIGEMSQ, from the coding sequence GTGTCGGCACGCAACACCGAGAATGGCCTGGCCGGCGACCCGGACAGTGGGCTCCTCGCGGCTGCGGCGCTGGGCGATGAGAAGGCGTTCGCCGGCCTCGTCGATCGGCATTACGAGCTAGTCTACCGCGTGGTCTGGCGGGTAACGTCGGGCCACGCGGATACCGCCGATATCGTCCAGGAAGCCTTCCTCAGGCTGTGGAACAATCCGGGGCAGGTGCGCCAGGGGGGCGCCTTGCGCGGCTGGTTGATCCGGGTGGCGACCAATCTCGCCATCGACCGGGCCCGGCGCAAGCAGGGCTCCAATATCGACGACCAGCCCGAAATCGCCGCCGCGGGGCCGGACGCCCTGGACCAGGTCCTGGGCGACAGCTCGGCCCGTGAAATAGAATCTGCTCTGGCGCGGCTGCCGGAGCGACAGCGTTTGGCCCTCTCGCTCGTCTATTACGAGAATATGAGTAATATCGAGGCCGCCGCCGCCATGGAGATCAGCGTCGATGCTATTGAAAGCCTGTTGGCCCGGGGCCGGCGGGCCCTCAAGGCCGATCTCAGGGACCGCTGGCGCGACCTCCTTGCCGATATCGGCGAGATGAGCCAATGA